DNA from Acetobacter aceti NBRC 14818:
AGTTGTGATCCGCTGCCGAGAGAAAGCGATGTGTCCGATGTCACGCCGGACAGGAAAACGCTGTCATTCGCGCCGAAACCGGAGAGAGTGAGGCTTGTCGGGACTGAGCCCAGCACCAGAGATTCTCCGCCTGAGGTGGAGAAAAGGAACTGGACATGGCTGGCTTCAGCGCCGTCAGCGACAATGACGGTGCCGCCGGAGAGGGCAATGCTGCCGGAAAAATGCTCCAGAGCGCCTGATGTGAATTGCAGAGTCGTACCAGAACCGGTCTGGGTGATCGCTCCGGCCCCTGAAATCTGGCCTGCGACGGAACTTTGGCCCTCAAAAACGAGTGTGCCATCATTTGTCACAAAACCACCTGCCTCGACGACGTCATTTACGGCCGTTGCACCGGAAGCGACGGTCTGGATTCCGCCAGAAGCAACGATAACCTGCCGGGCCGATGTTCCGCTCTGTAGCGTCTGGCTTCCTCCTGACGCGACTGTCCCGTTTTCTACCGATGCGCCATTCATGACCTGCTGTGAACCGCCATCGAGGATGAGAAAATCCTGATCCGTAACGCCGCCTGATCCTGCCGGAGCCAGAATCTGCTCCTGAGCCGACACGCCACTGATCACTGTACCGGATGCGCTGCCACCGTTGAGAATCAGCGTGCCATCGGTCCCCATCTGTAATCCCGTGACAGAGGTTGCGCTGCCAAGAACGAGTGTCCCGGAGGAAACCGTCTGCACCGGAACACGCGCATCCGCGACGGTCACGGTTCCGCCGGTGAACGTCACGGATGTCACTTCAGCGGATGATATTGTGATGGCGCCTTTACTTCCTGCGACAAGGCTATCGGCCACCGCGCCGCTGGAGAGTGCTATAGAGCCTCCTGCAAGCGCTATACCCGTATTCAGCAGCCCCCCACTCATGACCTGCACGGATCCGGACAGGACAGTCACATTCTGCTCGGTGCCACCGCTCTGCACGATTTCCTGCGCCGAACCTGCTGTCGTGCCCTGTAGTCTGGTGCCGTTCGCGACACCGCTGACGACCAGAGTTCCGTCCCCAAGAACGGTTACTGCCGAGGCAATCGTGCCGGGAGCAACAGTAACGGTCTGACCGCTGAGGACAAAGCTGTCAGTGTCGGAAAAACTGGAGGAGGTTGTCATGACAGCGCCTTCATTGACCGGTCTCGATTTCTTTATGCAGATGTCGGTCCAGGAAGGCTGATCTGTCAGAATCAGAATCGTTTTGACCGCGTCGTCTGCTGATCCGTACTGTCGCACTGATCTATTTCTGATGGCTGTTAAAAGGACGGCAACGCGCGTTAAAACTCCGTTTAAAACGGGGTTTTATTCGCAAAAAGAGCATTGAAAATGGGCTTTTTCCACGTGACGGAACGGTATTCCGCATGGTCAGTTGGTTACAGAAGTGTCACGCTTGCTTGACAGGGAAATGCAGGGTCGTTAGCAAGCCGATGCACCCAGTTGGGAGGTGCGAGTGACCGAGGACAGAACTTCCTTTGACGAACGTCTCCGGGCTGCGCAAAAGCGCGTCTCGGGTAAGCAGATCACTGACCAGAAACCGGATGCTCAGGACAAATCGCTCCTGTCTCTGGCGGCAAGGGCAGGGAGTGAAATGCTGGGCGGACTCGTCGTTGGTGTGCTGGCAGGGTGGGGACTGGACCGCTGGTTCCATTTCAGAGCCCT
Protein-coding regions in this window:
- a CDS encoding AtpZ/AtpI family protein, with amino-acid sequence MTEDRTSFDERLRAAQKRVSGKQITDQKPDAQDKSLLSLAARAGSEMLGGLVVGVLAGWGLDRWFHFRALFIVIFALLGGGAGILNVWRLMQSLERQE